The proteins below are encoded in one region of Paenisporosarcina cavernae:
- a CDS encoding DUF305 domain-containing protein → MNKYVKFFIMIATSTFLMYWLMYLNVFQLDHIFYSQTRVYMALIMGSVMSIIMLLFMWKMYDNKKANIGILAVSVIVFALSLTLVRSQSTVDDVAWMEAMIPHHSIAILTSERANISDPRVRELADGIIKTQKEEIAEMKKLIKDLEDQEDKKD, encoded by the coding sequence ATGAACAAATACGTAAAGTTTTTCATCATGATCGCCACTTCTACTTTTCTGATGTACTGGCTCATGTATTTAAATGTTTTCCAACTCGATCATATTTTCTATAGCCAGACACGAGTATATATGGCACTCATTATGGGGTCTGTAATGTCCATTATTATGCTACTATTCATGTGGAAAATGTATGATAACAAAAAAGCAAACATTGGTATACTCGCTGTAAGCGTGATTGTCTTTGCCTTGTCGCTTACACTCGTCCGCAGTCAATCTACCGTAGATGATGTGGCGTGGATGGAAGCGATGATTCCGCATCACTCTATTGCGATACTGACATCGGAACGGGCAAACATTTCTGACCCCCGAGTGCGTGAATTAGCAGATGGAATCATCAAAACGCAAAAAGAAGAAATTGCCGAAATGAAAAAATTGATTAAAGACTTAGAGGATCAAGAGGACAAGAAGGACTAA
- the mobA gene encoding molybdenum cofactor guanylyltransferase, which translates to MRKREVGILLAYDEVLEKWNPTVLQKLQGKKVYEHAYHALKAVCDEVVIITNDRIVEDFPPNLTVIRELPEYKGKGPLASVLSGMKRFNSEKYVLLPYYMPYILGKDMRQLMELSPMSADIVAVRTRQEEYPLMSIWSKDVIDQLESALQDGALQTLDFLKKVDTEWIFAEDISIHPEIFRNLEE; encoded by the coding sequence ATGAGAAAAAGAGAAGTTGGAATTTTACTAGCGTACGACGAAGTATTAGAAAAGTGGAATCCTACCGTTCTGCAGAAGTTACAAGGAAAAAAAGTATATGAACATGCATATCATGCCTTAAAAGCGGTATGTGACGAAGTGGTTATTATCACTAACGATCGCATCGTGGAAGATTTCCCACCAAATTTAACGGTCATTCGGGAGCTCCCAGAGTACAAAGGAAAAGGTCCACTTGCCAGTGTTTTGTCTGGAATGAAACGATTTAATTCCGAAAAATATGTGTTGTTGCCCTATTATATGCCTTATATTTTAGGAAAAGATATGCGACAGCTAATGGAGTTGTCACCAATGAGTGCAGATATTGTAGCGGTTCGTACAAGACAAGAAGAATATCCGCTGATGAGCATATGGAGCAAAGATGTTATTGATCAGCTTGAAAGTGCTTTGCAAGATGGTGCACTGCAAACATTAGATTTTTTGAAAAAAGTAGATACTGAATGGATTTTTGCAGAGGATATTTCGATTCATCCGGAAATCTTTCGGAATTTAGAAGAATAA
- a CDS encoding DUF4385 domain-containing protein has protein sequence MAFDYDLDFDSIDFRQKPELYRVGRGEQGVLLVEPYKSEILPHWRFKTPDIAKKSSEKIMELFEEYRKKDDFVGMDMARKFIQMGYTRARRYTNYKGGRKYNEDGSIKERDIDPVKAESASIFKKRWDEIREDEDYLKRKKAHQKKYG, from the coding sequence ATGGCGTTTGACTACGATTTAGATTTTGACAGCATCGATTTTCGGCAAAAACCGGAATTATACCGAGTTGGCCGTGGAGAGCAGGGGGTGCTTTTAGTAGAACCGTATAAGTCGGAAATTTTGCCGCATTGGCGATTTAAAACGCCTGATATTGCCAAGAAGTCCTCGGAGAAGATTATGGAATTGTTTGAGGAATACCGGAAAAAAGACGATTTTGTCGGAATGGATATGGCGAGAAAGTTTATCCAAATGGGCTATACGCGCGCAAGACGATACACGAATTATAAGGGTGGGCGAAAATACAACGAAGACGGATCCATCAAAGAACGAGATATAGACCCTGTAAAAGCAGAATCAGCATCGATATTTAAAAAGAGATGGGACGAAATTAGAGAAGATGAGGACTATTTAAAACGGAAAAAGGCGCATCAAAAAAAGTACGGGTAA
- a CDS encoding b(o/a)3-type cytochrome-c oxidase subunit 1: MIPVADRKLALWNIGVAYTAFLIGTLAGLLQVFIRNDKLELPAWLDYYQILTAHGVLLALIFTTFFIFAFFVTGFSKSLGAFGPKVLLWNWIGFAVMFGGTVLATVMIVSGKASVLYTFYAPLMASPWYYVGLALFVVGSWIMGFALVGHYWRWRKEHPGELSPLFAFMGVSTIVLWVIACLGVVATVLFQYIPWAFGWVDTINVELSRSLFWYFGHPLVYFWLLPAYMAWYVVVPKLLGVKVFSDSLARLAFVLFILFSIPVGFHHQLTEPGISNFWKFLQVVLTFMVIIPSLLTAFSMFATFERSGRKNGGKGLFGWFTKLPWRDVRFTSIFVAMAFFIPGGAGGIINASFQLNEIVHNTLWIVGHFHITVGTPVAMTFMGVTFWMVPYLTGRKFSKTMARLGFIQIGTWAVGMLLMSTSQHILGLLGAPRRTAYAGYNNHPSALEWFDGLLTNHVTMAVGGSILFLSAMLLIYIVIMSMFLSPKAVEAHEFVEFPMADSDKEATPAFLENWVLWIGVAFMLIIIAYAIPLAQMIQHAPPGSKGFITW; the protein is encoded by the coding sequence ATGATACCTGTTGCAGATCGAAAATTAGCGCTTTGGAATATCGGTGTAGCGTATACAGCCTTCTTAATCGGAACACTAGCTGGTTTACTCCAAGTGTTTATTCGTAATGATAAATTAGAATTGCCAGCATGGTTAGATTACTATCAAATCTTAACGGCTCATGGTGTATTATTAGCACTTATATTTACAACATTTTTCATCTTTGCATTCTTTGTTACTGGTTTCAGTAAAAGTTTAGGAGCATTTGGTCCAAAAGTGTTGCTTTGGAATTGGATTGGGTTTGCGGTGATGTTCGGTGGAACCGTTCTTGCGACGGTAATGATCGTTTCTGGAAAAGCATCTGTTCTCTATACGTTTTACGCACCGCTTATGGCAAGTCCTTGGTATTATGTGGGTCTCGCATTATTTGTAGTAGGTTCATGGATTATGGGATTCGCACTAGTGGGACACTACTGGAGATGGCGTAAAGAGCATCCGGGTGAACTTAGCCCTTTATTCGCTTTTATGGGTGTCTCCACAATCGTATTATGGGTTATCGCGTGTCTTGGGGTTGTGGCGACGGTTTTATTCCAATACATTCCTTGGGCATTTGGTTGGGTAGATACGATTAATGTAGAGCTTAGCCGTTCGTTGTTTTGGTATTTCGGACATCCACTAGTTTACTTCTGGTTACTACCAGCATACATGGCGTGGTATGTCGTGGTTCCTAAATTATTAGGAGTAAAAGTATTTAGTGATTCTCTTGCTCGACTTGCGTTCGTGTTGTTCATCCTGTTCTCGATTCCAGTTGGTTTTCATCACCAATTAACAGAACCAGGGATTTCGAACTTCTGGAAATTCTTACAAGTCGTGTTAACGTTCATGGTAATTATTCCTTCTTTATTAACTGCCTTTTCTATGTTTGCAACATTTGAACGTTCGGGCAGAAAAAATGGTGGAAAAGGTTTATTTGGATGGTTTACAAAACTTCCTTGGAGAGATGTACGATTTACCTCGATCTTTGTAGCGATGGCGTTTTTCATTCCTGGAGGCGCTGGTGGGATTATTAATGCTAGTTTCCAATTGAATGAAATCGTGCATAATACACTTTGGATTGTAGGGCATTTTCATATTACGGTCGGAACTCCAGTAGCGATGACATTTATGGGCGTTACTTTCTGGATGGTTCCTTACTTAACAGGAAGAAAGTTCTCGAAAACGATGGCTCGATTAGGGTTCATTCAAATCGGGACGTGGGCAGTCGGTATGCTATTGATGAGTACATCTCAGCATATTTTAGGGTTGCTTGGCGCACCTCGAAGAACCGCGTATGCAGGCTACAATAATCACCCTTCTGCACTTGAATGGTTTGATGGATTACTTACAAATCACGTCACGATGGCGGTGGGAGGAAGCATCTTATTCTTATCTGCGATGCTACTGATTTACATTGTCATCATGAGTATGTTCTTATCACCAAAAGCAGTGGAAGCACATGAATTCGTGGAATTCCCAATGGCGGACAGTGATAAAGAAGCAACTCCAGCATTTTTAGAAAACTGGGTACTATGGATTGGCGTTGCGTTCATGCTGATCATCATTGCATATGCAATTCCACTCGCACAAATGATTCAACACGCGCCGCCAGGATCAAAAGGATTTATCACATGGTAG
- a CDS encoding AAA family ATPase, with translation MKFVIIVGPQAVGKMTVGQELEKVTGLQLFHNHLTIELVLPYFDYATKAGQRLVHLFREEIFREYAKSDKYGMIFTYVWAFNSEKDHAYVQDITKIFEEAGGEVFVVELEAELDARLERNRHEHRLAHKPSKRNIAWSENHLLESMEFMRLNSFVNEVPHKNYVRINNTNLSPEETAQKIKAAFNL, from the coding sequence ATGAAATTTGTCATTATTGTTGGTCCGCAAGCTGTCGGTAAAATGACGGTAGGACAAGAATTAGAAAAAGTGACGGGCTTACAATTGTTTCATAACCATTTGACCATCGAACTTGTATTGCCATATTTTGATTATGCGACAAAAGCTGGTCAGCGATTAGTCCATCTATTTCGAGAAGAAATCTTTCGGGAATATGCGAAATCCGATAAGTACGGAATGATCTTCACGTATGTATGGGCTTTTAATTCTGAAAAAGATCACGCGTATGTCCAGGACATTACGAAAATTTTTGAAGAAGCGGGCGGAGAAGTATTCGTCGTAGAACTAGAAGCGGAACTTGATGCACGTTTAGAGCGTAATCGTCACGAGCACCGTCTTGCGCATAAGCCTTCCAAGCGCAATATTGCTTGGTCTGAAAATCACTTGTTAGAATCGATGGAATTTATGCGTCTCAATTCTTTTGTGAATGAAGTGCCTCACAAGAATTACGTTCGAATTAATAACACGAATCTTTCTCCAGAAGAAACCGCGCAAAAAATTAAAGCCGCGTTTAACCTATAA
- a CDS encoding basic amino acid ABC transporter substrate-binding protein, with product MKKSKKLFLVGALFTSVSLLLSGCGEGDSDGASGDGEKYVVATDATYAPMEYMDDSGKIVGIDIDIVDAIAEEAGIEIEYKNYGWEPLFSAVQNGEVDFAVSSITITDERKETFDFSDPYYFANQLILVPEDSDVKSFDDLKDKKVSVQINTTGHEAVKDLLGNTSSSIVATETMPLAISEMINGNADAAVGDNAVINEYKKNNPDVKLKVIEDDSFEKEYYGLMMKKGNDELAEKLNEAIQSLKDSGKLEEITGFKVE from the coding sequence ATGAAGAAGTCAAAAAAGTTATTTCTTGTTGGAGCACTCTTTACCAGTGTTAGCTTATTATTATCCGGATGTGGAGAGGGAGATTCAGACGGAGCATCAGGCGATGGAGAAAAATATGTCGTCGCAACCGATGCCACCTATGCGCCAATGGAATATATGGACGATAGCGGGAAAATCGTCGGAATCGATATTGATATCGTTGACGCAATTGCCGAAGAAGCTGGCATTGAAATAGAATACAAAAACTATGGCTGGGAGCCTTTATTCTCAGCAGTACAAAATGGTGAAGTAGATTTTGCAGTTTCTTCTATTACCATTACTGATGAGCGGAAAGAAACATTCGACTTCTCGGATCCTTACTACTTTGCAAACCAGTTAATCTTAGTCCCAGAAGATTCGGATGTGAAGAGTTTTGATGATTTAAAGGATAAAAAAGTATCTGTTCAAATTAACACAACGGGGCATGAAGCAGTGAAAGATCTTCTTGGCAATACAAGTTCTAGTATTGTTGCTACAGAAACAATGCCACTTGCGATCAGTGAAATGATTAATGGCAATGCAGATGCGGCAGTTGGAGATAATGCAGTCATTAATGAATACAAAAAGAATAATCCTGACGTGAAATTAAAAGTGATTGAAGATGATTCATTTGAAAAAGAATACTACGGTTTGATGATGAAAAAAGGAAACGACGAGCTTGCGGAAAAATTAAATGAAGCTATCCAATCGTTAAAGGATAGTGGAAAACTAGAAGAGATCACAGGCTTTAAAGTAGAGTAG
- a CDS encoding GNAT family N-acetyltransferase — MFSVIRKEGEYMLVDQVKIEEASRSSYIEAFDKLFLEWQQSSMEYLSLLMDASFETYLLKKGFHQVSSIVEYTRSLDAKFSLPTDITVHCLANGAYSDKEFAELYELARSGTANKNNLFTIEQIMESLPNELGATWRSNCFIFTENETPLGIGIPHIEQGKTEEGRMFYFGVLPDFRQQSYGAKLHLLTLHEMKKLGATTYVGSTDENNYGMIRIFEKNGASKRDHKGIYRINRK, encoded by the coding sequence TTGTTTAGTGTCATACGTAAAGAAGGAGAATATATGCTGGTCGATCAAGTAAAGATTGAAGAAGCCAGTCGTTCATCTTACATAGAAGCTTTCGACAAGCTGTTTCTTGAATGGCAACAGTCGTCGATGGAATATCTATCTCTTTTAATGGATGCTTCGTTTGAAACGTACTTACTCAAAAAGGGATTTCATCAAGTTTCCTCAATAGTGGAATACACTCGCTCGTTAGATGCGAAGTTTTCGTTACCGACAGATATAACGGTTCATTGTCTCGCAAATGGCGCATACTCCGATAAAGAGTTTGCCGAACTTTATGAGTTAGCGAGATCCGGAACGGCGAATAAAAATAACTTATTTACGATAGAACAAATCATGGAAAGTTTACCAAACGAGTTAGGTGCTACGTGGCGATCTAACTGTTTCATTTTTACGGAGAATGAAACACCTCTTGGAATAGGAATTCCGCACATCGAGCAAGGGAAAACGGAAGAAGGGCGTATGTTCTACTTCGGCGTCTTACCTGATTTTCGTCAGCAGTCATATGGTGCAAAGTTGCACCTCCTCACCCTTCACGAAATGAAGAAACTCGGAGCGACGACGTATGTCGGAAGTACAGATGAGAATAATTACGGAATGATTCGTATTTTCGAAAAGAATGGTGCATCGAAACGCGATCATAAAGGAATATATCGTATTAATCGAAAGTAG
- a CDS encoding rhodanese-like domain-containing protein gives MKKLFLILPALLLLLSACGNDEAYETIQISDIEAKQQEGYTVLDVREESEYDMGHIIGAENKPLTELQADNVEGLSEDKQYIVICQSGNRSKQASDILAKKGYDFVNVAQGMSSWNGDIEN, from the coding sequence ATGAAAAAATTATTTCTCATACTACCGGCATTGCTCTTACTGTTATCAGCATGTGGCAACGACGAAGCATATGAAACGATTCAGATTAGCGATATAGAAGCTAAACAACAGGAAGGTTATACAGTGCTAGATGTTCGGGAAGAAAGCGAATATGACATGGGGCACATTATTGGCGCTGAAAACAAGCCGTTAACAGAACTTCAAGCAGATAACGTGGAAGGACTGAGTGAAGACAAACAATATATCGTTATTTGCCAATCAGGGAATCGTTCGAAGCAAGCAAGTGATATCCTTGCGAAAAAAGGATACGATTTCGTGAATGTGGCTCAAGGCATGTCATCTTGGAACGGGGATATTGAAAACTAA
- a CDS encoding cytochrome c oxidase subunit II: protein MHLHKFEKIWLTFGVACLVVFVSIVGVSAFTQDHTPAGGLETIDPEKVDQTAPFDHPGVTQIDDNTYQATIVAMTFGYEAPDLKVPVGKEVIFKVTSKDVVHSFTIDNTNINMMVVPGQITTKSYTFEKPGKYLILCNEYCGSGHHFMSTEIEVTES from the coding sequence ATGCATCTTCATAAATTTGAAAAAATCTGGTTAACATTCGGCGTCGCGTGTTTAGTTGTCTTTGTCAGCATTGTTGGTGTGAGTGCATTTACACAAGATCATACGCCAGCAGGAGGGCTAGAAACAATCGACCCAGAGAAAGTGGATCAAACAGCACCATTTGATCATCCTGGTGTTACACAGATTGACGATAATACGTATCAAGCAACAATCGTAGCGATGACATTTGGTTACGAAGCACCAGACTTAAAGGTGCCAGTTGGCAAAGAAGTGATTTTTAAAGTAACAAGTAAAGATGTGGTTCACAGCTTTACAATTGATAACACAAATATCAATATGATGGTCGTACCAGGTCAAATAACAACTAAGTCGTATACGTTTGAAAAACCCGGCAAGTATTTAATCTTGTGTAATGAATATTGTGGCTCCGGTCACCATTTTATGTCGACAGAAATTGAGGTGACAGAATCATGA
- a CDS encoding PadR family transcriptional regulator — protein sequence MNIQFKKGVLNLCVVALVDQKDRYGYELVQAISTQIEISEGSVYPLLRRLTSEGYFETYLVESTEGPPRKYYRITPEGKDYLQKQLGEWEHFMEGVQNLLYKGDSK from the coding sequence ATGAACATTCAATTCAAGAAAGGCGTCCTTAACTTATGTGTCGTTGCATTAGTGGATCAGAAAGATCGCTATGGCTATGAATTAGTTCAAGCGATTTCTACTCAAATTGAAATTTCCGAGGGATCAGTTTATCCATTACTTCGGCGCTTAACTTCCGAAGGGTATTTTGAGACATATTTAGTCGAATCAACCGAAGGGCCGCCTCGGAAATATTATCGGATTACGCCAGAAGGAAAAGACTATTTACAAAAGCAATTGGGAGAGTGGGAACACTTTATGGAAGGTGTTCAAAATTTACTTTACAAGGGGGACTCAAAATGA
- a CDS encoding Crp/Fnr family transcriptional regulator, with the protein MYVEKETISNDLQELLTLPHHVKHFTKDTYLFREGDPIKYLYFLVKGKVQLSKVTSEGRELTLRICGRNQLLGEVYLYTDDSSYMLDAKVKDDVECFVFPLEELEKELQHNARLATAFMKWMCTNQQKTQTRFRDLILHGKKGALYSTLIRLSNSYGIQRADGILIDVQLTNQELANFCGMAREVANRLLGDLKKNEIVSSCDGKLLIRNLKFLQDEIQCEHCPATLCRID; encoded by the coding sequence ATGTACGTGGAAAAAGAAACAATAAGTAATGATTTACAAGAATTACTTACGTTACCGCACCATGTGAAACATTTCACCAAAGATACCTACTTGTTCCGAGAAGGAGATCCAATTAAGTATCTTTATTTCCTTGTGAAGGGGAAAGTCCAATTAAGTAAAGTCACATCCGAAGGGCGAGAACTAACCCTTCGAATTTGTGGACGTAACCAGCTGCTAGGAGAAGTATATTTGTATACCGATGATTCTTCCTATATGTTGGATGCTAAAGTGAAAGATGACGTAGAATGTTTCGTTTTTCCATTGGAAGAGTTGGAAAAAGAGCTGCAACATAACGCCAGATTAGCCACTGCATTCATGAAATGGATGTGTACGAATCAACAAAAAACACAAACAAGATTTCGTGATTTGATTTTGCACGGGAAGAAAGGTGCGCTATATTCCACGCTCATTCGTTTATCGAATAGTTACGGAATACAGCGAGCGGACGGTATTTTAATTGATGTGCAGCTGACAAACCAAGAATTGGCAAACTTTTGTGGTATGGCGCGGGAAGTAGCAAATCGACTCCTTGGAGATCTGAAAAAAAACGAAATTGTCTCCAGTTGTGATGGCAAATTACTCATCCGCAATTTAAAATTCTTACAAGATGAAATTCAATGTGAACATTGTCCCGCTACATTGTGTCGAATAGATTAA
- a CDS encoding DMT family transporter: protein MTWFSIIIASIFEVLWVIGLKHASTPLEWGGTLIAIAVSFYLLIAAGNKLPVGTVYAVFVGLGTAGTVLSDIVLFNASVSFSKIFLISTLLVGVIGLKLLENEKPQRGGTQ, encoded by the coding sequence ATGACTTGGTTCAGTATCATCATCGCAAGCATCTTTGAAGTTCTCTGGGTCATCGGCCTCAAACACGCGAGCACGCCTCTCGAATGGGGAGGCACACTCATTGCGATTGCCGTTAGCTTTTACTTATTAATCGCGGCTGGAAACAAATTACCTGTCGGAACGGTGTACGCTGTATTCGTGGGGCTCGGAACGGCAGGCACTGTGTTAAGCGACATTGTCTTGTTTAACGCTTCCGTCTCTTTTTCCAAAATTTTTCTCATTAGCACGTTATTAGTCGGTGTCATAGGGCTGAAGCTGTTGGAAAATGAAAAACCTCAAAGAGGAGGGACTCAGTAA
- a CDS encoding amino acid ABC transporter ATP-binding protein: MINIHNLHKSFGDLHVLKGIDYEVREKEIICVIGPSGSGKSTFLRCINLLEEITDGEVVIDGVKVNDPKTDINAIRRNVGMVFQQFNLFPHMRVIDNITLAPIKIKNMKPKDAQKLAHELLEKVGLGDKANAYPEQLSGGQMQRVAIARALAMQPKVMLFDEPTSALDPEMVNEVLDVMKQLALEGMTMVVVTHEMGFAKEMGDRVLFMDQGVLVEDGTPSEVFDYPKHERTKSFLSKVL, from the coding sequence ATGATAAACATTCATAACCTTCACAAATCGTTTGGAGATTTACATGTATTAAAAGGCATTGATTATGAAGTACGCGAGAAGGAAATAATTTGCGTCATCGGTCCAAGTGGTTCTGGAAAAAGTACGTTCTTACGTTGCATTAATTTGCTCGAAGAGATAACGGACGGAGAAGTTGTAATTGACGGCGTAAAAGTGAATGATCCGAAAACGGATATAAACGCAATTCGTCGAAACGTGGGAATGGTGTTTCAACAATTTAATTTGTTTCCTCATATGAGAGTGATCGACAATATTACACTCGCACCGATAAAAATTAAAAACATGAAACCAAAAGATGCACAAAAACTAGCGCATGAATTACTCGAAAAAGTAGGTCTAGGCGATAAAGCGAATGCTTACCCTGAGCAGCTGTCAGGCGGACAAATGCAGCGTGTCGCTATAGCACGAGCACTTGCGATGCAACCGAAAGTCATGCTATTTGATGAACCTACATCCGCACTGGATCCTGAGATGGTCAATGAAGTGCTTGACGTTATGAAGCAGTTGGCGCTCGAAGGAATGACGATGGTAGTCGTTACACATGAAATGGGATTTGCGAAGGAAATGGGAGATCGTGTGTTATTTATGGATCAAGGTGTATTAGTGGAAGACGGAACACCGAGTGAAGTATTTGATTACCCTAAACATGAACGAACAAAGTCATTTTTAAGTAAAGTTCTCTAA
- a CDS encoding DMT family transporter: MAWFWLLLAGLFETSGVVTISLWHRKKSIYRFISMLVAFTASFLFLALAMKELTMGLAYAIWTGIGATGGAVVGMLYFEESRDWKRLVAISIIVASVIGLKLLS; this comes from the coding sequence ATGGCATGGTTCTGGTTACTATTAGCTGGTCTGTTTGAAACAAGTGGAGTTGTCACGATATCTCTTTGGCATAGGAAAAAAAGTATTTACCGATTTATCTCAATGCTAGTGGCATTTACCGCGAGCTTTCTCTTTTTAGCACTTGCAATGAAAGAATTGACAATGGGGTTAGCTTATGCCATTTGGACAGGCATTGGAGCAACAGGTGGCGCAGTAGTAGGGATGCTTTATTTCGAGGAGTCTCGTGACTGGAAACGTCTTGTTGCTATTAGCATTATTGTTGCAAGTGTCATCGGACTAAAGTTATTATCATAA
- a CDS encoding amino acid ABC transporter permease — translation MDFLDAIRWDIVWNYRDLFIRGLWITLSLTLLGYIGGIILGLLLGMGKLSKKKWIYYPSKYYVDFFRGTPLLVQILLIHLAIIPTIFGHSLGYFVSGVTALVLNSAAYNAEIIRAGIQSIDKGQSEAARSLGMTSKMSMRYIILPQALRRMIPPLGNELIALLKDSSLVTVIAANDILYAGKVVAGAYARFWEPYITVAILYLLLTYVFGKIITYVEKRFSNSYVPPKKKTISVTDRGRVGGIGR, via the coding sequence ATGGATTTTCTAGATGCAATACGATGGGACATCGTATGGAATTACCGAGATTTATTTATTCGAGGGCTTTGGATTACGCTTTCACTGACTCTTTTAGGGTATATTGGCGGAATTATTTTAGGATTGCTTCTTGGAATGGGAAAGTTATCGAAGAAGAAATGGATTTACTATCCAAGTAAATACTATGTCGACTTCTTTCGTGGTACACCGTTACTCGTACAAATCTTACTCATTCATTTAGCAATTATCCCGACAATATTTGGGCATTCACTAGGATATTTCGTATCAGGAGTAACAGCGCTTGTGCTAAATAGTGCTGCATATAATGCGGAAATTATTCGTGCGGGCATTCAGTCGATTGATAAAGGGCAATCAGAAGCTGCACGCTCACTTGGCATGACAAGTAAAATGTCGATGCGCTATATTATTTTGCCTCAAGCATTAAGACGAATGATTCCGCCGCTAGGGAACGAGTTAATCGCCCTACTGAAAGATTCGTCCTTAGTAACAGTTATTGCGGCAAATGATATTTTATATGCTGGAAAAGTAGTCGCTGGTGCCTATGCTCGTTTCTGGGAGCCGTATATTACAGTGGCTATTTTGTATTTACTTTTGACATATGTGTTCGGGAAAATTATCACGTATGTGGAAAAGCGGTTTAGCAATTCCTACGTACCTCCGAAAAAGAAAACAATATCCGTTACTGATCGCGGACGAGTAGGAGGGATTGGTCGATGA
- a CDS encoding cytochrome C oxidase subunit II → MAKQKKVQEENLKGTLISVFFVGLVIVVMWVAVYLMYLAR, encoded by the coding sequence ATGGCAAAACAGAAAAAGGTTCAAGAAGAGAATTTGAAAGGAACATTGATTAGTGTATTTTTTGTTGGATTAGTCATTGTCGTGATGTGGGTAGCAGTGTATCTCATGTATTTAGCGCGTTAA